Proteins encoded within one genomic window of Triticum aestivum cultivar Chinese Spring unplaced genomic scaffold, IWGSC CS RefSeq v2.1 scaffold45282, whole genome shotgun sequence:
- the LOC123176449 gene encoding uncharacterized protein, with the protein KYRLHLRRVKPNPVGDASERHNSSYNNMNNQGSFMRNHEHERWCTSSGLLSPNNFSAMGHLAQPANTHRNSCTGSFIHDGRMYKYVAPKLSDAGRFARCIDPPANLYNNIPNETTLDEFPSYSFGDSYAGRMRGKLVETNKGKFPDPSYNSATHATLTGVLHRGIISPISSNVNVEVQNEMGTVMRNATSMAGFNEQIVPKNAHSNQSFVGMLNACGSRPVSLSEMVKGGSSSIPVDGLSERMTPFNIAKNTSSIGMMLNENTAPGNSRISMTHTYMVNSGRNISTLSNHQTENVVAMTDKLDGQDAVSNHPMQVGTIGQHALNDQFNDINDFSWDDFFLNPLDADFTIEDDLMGGEE; encoded by the exons AAGTATAGGTTGCACTTGAGAAGAGTCAAACCAAATCCAGTTGGTGATGCCTCTGAAAGACATAACTCATCCTACAACAACATGAACAACCAGGGGAGTTTCATGCGTAACCATGAACATGAAAGATGGTGTACGTCCTCTGGTCTTTTAAGTCCAAACAATTTTTCTGCAATGGGTCACTTAGCTCAGCCGGCGAACACACATAGAAACTCGTGCACGGGGTCATTCATCCATGATGGTAGAATGTATAAGTATGTCGCACCAAAACTGTCGGATGCGGGAAGATTCGCTCGCTGCATTGACCCTCCTGCCAACCTATACAACAACATACCCAATGAAACAACTTTAGATGAATTTCCTTCATATAGTTTTGGCGATTCCTATGCTGGCCGCATGCGTGGTAAGCTGGTGGAGACAAACAAAGGCAAGTTTCCAGACCCTTCATACAATTCTGCAACACATGCGACATTGACTGGTGTTCTTCATAGAGGTATAATATCTCCCATCTCATCAAATGTGAACGTAGAGGTGCAAAATGAAATGGGAACGGTCATGAGAAATGCTACATCTATGGCAGGCTTCAATGAGCAGATTGTTCCAAAAAATGCACATAGCAACCAAAGCTTCGTAGGGATGTTGAATGCCTGCGGCAGTCGTCCAGTGTCATTATCTGAGATGGTTAAGGGAGGGAGCAGCAGTATACCAGTAGATGGCTTGAGTGAGCGGATGACACCATTCAACATAGCAAAAAACACAAGCTCAATCGGAATGATGTTGAATGAAAACACCGCACCTGGTAACAGTAGAATCTCAATGACACATACATATATGGTTAATAGTGGAAGAAATATTTCTACACTTTCCAACCATCAGACAGAAAATGTCGTCGCAATGACTGACAAGCTTGATGGCCAGGATGCAGTTAGCAATCACCCTATGCAAGTGGGTACTATTGGTCAGCATGCACTTAATGATCAATTTAATGACATCAATGACTTCTCATGGGATGATTTTTTTCTCAACCCGCTGGATGCA GATTTCACTATCGAGGATGATTTGATGGGTGGAGAAGAATAG